From a single Streptomyces sp. NBC_00377 genomic region:
- a CDS encoding histidine phosphatase family protein has product MPTLILVRHGRSTANTSAVLAGWTPGVALDERGTVQAAALPGRLEGLPIAEVVASPLQRCQETLRPLLDARPGLRAHTDERIGECHYGDWSGRKLAELMDEPLMEVVQAHPSAAAFPGGESMRSMQTRAAEAVREWNARVERDHGADAVYLMCSHGDIIKSLVADALGLHLDLFQRISVEPCSITAIRYTRLRPFLVRLGDTGDFASLAPREEPPAGDATVGGGAGAP; this is encoded by the coding sequence ATGCCCACGTTGATCCTCGTCCGGCACGGCCGGTCCACCGCCAACACCTCCGCAGTGCTCGCCGGCTGGACGCCCGGCGTCGCCCTCGACGAGCGGGGAACCGTCCAGGCCGCCGCACTGCCCGGGCGGCTCGAAGGGCTGCCCATCGCCGAGGTCGTCGCGAGCCCCCTCCAACGTTGCCAGGAGACGCTCCGGCCGCTCCTCGACGCCCGCCCCGGTCTGCGCGCGCACACCGACGAGCGGATCGGGGAGTGCCACTACGGCGACTGGTCCGGACGCAAGCTCGCCGAGCTGATGGACGAGCCCCTGATGGAGGTCGTGCAGGCGCACCCGTCCGCCGCCGCCTTCCCCGGCGGCGAGTCCATGCGGTCCATGCAGACCCGGGCCGCCGAGGCGGTGCGTGAGTGGAACGCGCGCGTGGAGCGCGACCACGGCGCCGACGCCGTCTATCTGATGTGTTCCCACGGCGACATCATCAAGTCGCTCGTGGCGGATGCCCTCGGGCTTCATCTCGACCTCTTCCAGCGGATCTCTGTAGAACCGTGTTCCATCACCGCGATCCGTTACACCCGGCTGCGCCCCTTTCTGGTGCGCCTCGGCGACACCGGGGACTTCGCGTCCCTCGCCCCGCGCGAGGAGCCGCCGGCCGGGGACGCGACGGTGGGGGGCGGTGCGGGCGCACCGTGA
- a CDS encoding chaplin codes for MRQVTRKSLMTVAAATGVIAAAGGYAHADSGANGAATDSPGVLSGNSVQAPINVPVNVCGNTVDVIGALNPTFGNSCANKGGGAQPGGYGAHRGGGAQSGGHGDHQGGYGDQGGYGDHQGGGGRGGSHGGGQGAHGGGSHGGGHGGSGAHAGGYTGGSPGVGSGNHVQAPIDVPVNVCGNSIDVVGILNPSFGNDCANDGGPAAHTPPSRGHETPGKPGEQGPGKPGKPGGHSRPTPSRPQGVPSTPDHVTPVGSSAVQVPAAHAAQLAHTGSGLPVGLVLPAGAGALLAGAVLYRKARASA; via the coding sequence ATGCGACAGGTCACCCGCAAAAGCCTCATGACCGTGGCGGCTGCGACGGGGGTGATCGCCGCCGCGGGCGGCTACGCCCACGCCGACTCCGGCGCGAACGGCGCCGCCACGGACTCGCCCGGCGTCCTGTCGGGCAACTCGGTGCAGGCGCCGATCAACGTTCCCGTGAACGTGTGCGGCAACACCGTCGACGTGATCGGGGCACTCAACCCGACCTTCGGCAACTCCTGCGCCAACAAGGGCGGCGGCGCCCAGCCGGGCGGCTACGGCGCCCACCGGGGCGGCGGTGCGCAGTCGGGCGGACACGGCGACCACCAGGGCGGGTACGGCGACCAGGGTGGATACGGCGACCACCAGGGCGGGGGCGGCCGGGGCGGGAGCCACGGCGGAGGCCAAGGCGCGCACGGCGGCGGGAGCCATGGCGGAGGTCACGGCGGCTCGGGCGCGCACGCGGGCGGGTACACCGGCGGATCGCCCGGCGTCGGCTCCGGCAACCACGTCCAGGCGCCGATCGACGTGCCGGTGAACGTGTGCGGCAACAGCATCGACGTCGTCGGGATCCTCAACCCGTCGTTCGGCAACGACTGCGCCAACGACGGCGGTCCCGCCGCCCACACGCCGCCGTCCCGCGGCCACGAGACGCCGGGCAAGCCCGGAGAGCAAGGCCCCGGCAAGCCCGGCAAGCCTGGCGGGCACAGCCGCCCCACCCCGTCCCGCCCCCAGGGCGTGCCGTCCACCCCGGACCACGTGACGCCGGTCGGCTCCTCCGCCGTCCAGGTGCCCGCCGCCCACGCCGCGCAGCTCGCGCACACCGGCAGCGGACTGCCGGTGGGCCTCGTCCTGCCGGCCGGCGCGGGCGCGCTGCTCGCGGGCGCGGTGCTCTACCGCAAGGCGCGCGCCTCGGCGTGA
- the corA gene encoding magnesium/cobalt transporter CorA, with protein MIVDCAVYRDGHRVEGPEDFSDALDDARAAGGFVWIGLHEPTEKEFDHVAREFALHPLAVEDALKAHQRPKLEVYDDSLFLVFKPVVYEPKSDEVSSGEVMVFLGDGFVVTVRHGEGAPLAAVRHRLEDEPELLAKGPTAVLYAIADATVDHYLDVATELQTDLEELETEVFSPDGGGSRNTASRIYQFKRQILEFRRATGPLGPPLTRLAGTSASSSGVPFVNEKARPFFRDVNDHLTRVNDSVEGLDRLVTDILSAHLAQMSVRQNDDMRKISAWAAMAAIPTMIAGIYGMNFEHMPELRWVWSYPAVIALMALLEVLLFRTFKRRGWL; from the coding sequence GTGATCGTGGACTGCGCCGTCTACCGCGACGGGCACCGTGTGGAGGGTCCGGAGGACTTCTCGGACGCCCTGGACGACGCACGGGCCGCCGGGGGCTTCGTATGGATCGGGCTGCACGAGCCGACGGAGAAGGAGTTCGACCACGTCGCACGGGAGTTCGCCCTGCACCCACTCGCCGTCGAGGACGCCCTGAAGGCCCACCAGCGGCCCAAGCTGGAGGTCTACGACGACTCGCTGTTCCTGGTGTTCAAGCCGGTCGTGTACGAGCCCAAGAGCGACGAGGTCTCCTCCGGCGAGGTGATGGTCTTCCTCGGCGACGGCTTCGTGGTGACCGTCCGGCACGGCGAGGGCGCGCCGCTGGCCGCCGTTCGGCACCGGCTGGAGGACGAGCCCGAGCTGCTCGCCAAGGGGCCGACGGCGGTGTTGTACGCGATCGCCGACGCCACCGTGGACCACTACCTGGACGTGGCGACGGAGCTCCAGACGGACCTGGAGGAGCTGGAGACGGAGGTGTTCTCGCCGGACGGCGGCGGCTCACGGAACACCGCGTCGCGCATCTACCAGTTCAAGCGGCAGATCCTGGAGTTCCGGCGGGCCACCGGTCCGCTGGGGCCGCCGCTGACCCGGCTGGCGGGCACCAGCGCCTCCAGCTCCGGCGTGCCGTTCGTGAACGAGAAGGCGCGGCCCTTCTTCAGGGACGTCAACGACCACCTCACGCGCGTGAACGACTCCGTGGAGGGGCTCGACCGGCTGGTCACGGACATCCTGTCGGCGCATCTGGCGCAGATGAGCGTGCGGCAGAACGACGACATGCGGAAGATCTCGGCGTGGGCGGCGATGGCCGCGATCCCCACGATGATCGCGGGGATCTACGGCATGAACTTCGAGCACATGCCGGAGCTGCGGTGGGTGTGGTCGTATCCGGCGGTGATCGCGCTGATGGCCCTGCTCGAGGTGCTGCTGTTCCGGACGTTCAAGCGGCGGGGCTGGCTGTAG
- the chpH gene encoding chaplin ChpH encodes MIKKVVAAAAATGGLVLAGAGLAVADAGAQGAAVHSPGVASGNVIQVPVHVPVNVCGNTISVIGLLNPAFGNTCINK; translated from the coding sequence ATGATCAAGAAGGTCGTCGCTGCTGCGGCTGCCACTGGTGGGCTGGTTCTCGCGGGCGCGGGTCTGGCTGTTGCCGACGCCGGCGCGCAGGGTGCTGCCGTGCACTCCCCGGGTGTCGCTTCCGGCAACGTGATCCAGGTGCCCGTGCATGTCCCGGTGAACGTCTGCGGCAACACGATCTCGGTGATCGGGCTGCTGAACCCCGCCTTCGGCAACACCTGCATCAACAAGTGA
- a CDS encoding ferritin-like domain-containing protein, with protein sequence MLSAKNLFQEIVDDDESFALFCSIAAGGESQGGWENARIAALVPEDERGLAPRITRHGADEDKHGRIFNALMRKRGLAPVPVPGDTDYTMLLERAGIGLAHERLRTDEPLTVQDLVTYLAHSRVTEQRAAEQMRLLSMHFGDHPDLGRAVRMISDDEDNHLAYCHEELLRLARAGHGRAIQRTLRACALAEIRIYRDVSLAVMAHMGDILGWTRARSALLAAGIHAVYAWERFAGWRRMVSLEMPERRDPLGGPAAPAPEFA encoded by the coding sequence ATGCTTTCGGCCAAGAATCTGTTCCAGGAGATCGTCGACGACGACGAGTCCTTCGCGCTCTTCTGTTCCATCGCCGCCGGCGGCGAGTCGCAGGGCGGCTGGGAGAACGCGCGGATCGCCGCGCTCGTCCCGGAGGACGAACGCGGCCTCGCCCCCAGGATCACCCGCCACGGCGCCGACGAGGACAAGCACGGGCGGATCTTCAACGCCCTGATGAGGAAGCGCGGCCTCGCTCCGGTCCCCGTACCGGGCGACACCGACTACACGATGCTCCTGGAGCGCGCCGGCATCGGCCTCGCGCACGAACGGCTCAGGACCGACGAGCCGCTGACCGTGCAGGACCTCGTCACCTACCTCGCGCACAGCCGGGTCACCGAACAGCGGGCCGCCGAACAGATGCGGCTGCTGAGCATGCACTTCGGCGACCACCCCGACCTCGGCCGCGCGGTGCGGATGATCTCGGACGACGAGGACAACCACCTCGCCTACTGCCACGAGGAGCTGCTGCGCCTGGCCCGCGCGGGACACGGCCGGGCCATCCAGAGGACGCTGCGCGCCTGCGCGCTCGCCGAGATCCGGATCTACCGGGACGTGAGCCTGGCCGTCATGGCCCACATGGGAGACATCCTCGGGTGGACCAGGGCCAGGTCGGCGCTGTTGGCCGCCGGGATCCACGCCGTGTACGCGTGGGAGCGCTTCGCGGGCTGGCGGCGGATGGTCTCCCTGGAGATGCCCGAGCGCCGCGACCCCCTCGGCGGCCCGGCGGCCCCGGCTCCCGAGTTCGCCTGA
- a CDS encoding DUF3090 domain-containing protein yields MSRQVFLYDPPDRFVAGTVGLPGRRTFFLQATAGSRVTSVALEKTQVAALAERMDELLDEVVRRSGGSAPVPAMSPAENTDTAPLDTPIEEEFRVGTMALAWDGEEQRMIVEAQALVELDADSEEDLAEAEEKLLQDEENGPPMLRVRLSGAQARAFAKRALDVVNAGRPPCPLCSLPLDPEGHVCPRQNGYRRGA; encoded by the coding sequence GTGTCCCGTCAGGTGTTCCTCTACGACCCCCCGGACCGCTTCGTGGCCGGTACGGTCGGACTGCCCGGGCGCCGTACCTTCTTCCTCCAGGCCACCGCCGGCTCCCGAGTGACCAGCGTGGCCCTGGAGAAGACCCAGGTCGCCGCGCTCGCCGAGCGCATGGACGAACTGCTGGACGAGGTCGTACGCCGTAGCGGCGGCAGCGCCCCCGTGCCGGCCATGTCGCCCGCCGAGAACACCGACACGGCCCCCCTCGACACGCCGATCGAGGAGGAGTTCCGGGTCGGCACGATGGCCCTCGCCTGGGACGGCGAGGAACAGCGCATGATCGTCGAGGCGCAGGCCCTGGTGGAGCTGGACGCGGACTCCGAGGAAGACCTCGCCGAGGCCGAGGAGAAGCTCCTCCAGGACGAGGAGAACGGGCCGCCCATGCTGCGGGTCCGGCTCAGCGGCGCGCAGGCGCGGGCCTTCGCCAAGCGCGCCCTCGACGTCGTGAACGCGGGCCGGCCGCCGTGTCCGCTGTGCAGTCTGCCGCTCGACCCGGAAGGACATGTATGTCCGCGCCAGAACGGATACCGCCGGGGGGCGTGA
- a CDS encoding helix-hairpin-helix domain-containing protein, translating to MSTEPVPPESTETAGPATPDAAGEPGAPDDTAEGQEPAADGAATGDDHAPAAGADDEDPGADGGGTGGGAGETLAAEAGAEAAAGVGGAGSGSGSQDSGGEADGGGGASQADGGPTAAQLSEAEAELAAQKVERERIERRRAEKAEPITSGAKLSGKAADLLAAVRAVEGGAKPPATVFADPAPAPRRPAPEPVRRPQPAAAASAAPAPAADAVEGVRRVLADGGAPDVLAHQAAAALGEGADALLREDPWQLLRVAGVRPEQADGFARALLGPECAPDDERRGRALTVWLLEQAALAGHTALELPTLTAALGRQAVPDADAAVQSTLSEGEALAFQDALDAPGTGRTGAKPAEESEEGEDGEETRPVRVLVGLERYALAEESLADALARVVNSLAKEAAAPWEPVTAGASGSTAELLRAVAGHGLVLHTGGEAARAEPAALLTAARALGLRAVAACHTPDGRQRFAALLGEEAGDGAVVTVPGLLAGAEGPGRDADGAFALDLLVLLDAPQLDVESAAMLAESLPDGARLVLSGDPAVLWSAGPGRVFADLLAAGVCPQIASRTPDGGPIGELVSGVGIGELNQVDAPGKEIVIVPVRDAGEAVHRTVQLVADSVPRAFGITPEETVAITPGHGGAAGTRALNAALKERLNPGPGRFGGFDPGDRIAYSAAPGRAVQGRVVTADGDGLHLSCAGETVVVPRERVEQTVRHGWALTAHQAVGIRWPAAVVVLPGDAGQSLSRPWVYTAFGRAERHLSVVHGVDQALAKAVAEVPAKPRTTRLPVLLRTQVPAAVE from the coding sequence GTGAGCACGGAGCCGGTTCCCCCGGAGAGCACCGAGACCGCCGGACCGGCGACGCCGGACGCCGCCGGGGAGCCCGGAGCCCCGGACGACACCGCCGAGGGTCAGGAGCCGGCCGCCGACGGCGCCGCCACGGGTGACGATCACGCTCCTGCCGCGGGGGCGGACGACGAGGACCCGGGCGCGGACGGCGGCGGAACGGGCGGCGGAGCCGGGGAGACGCTCGCCGCAGAGGCCGGGGCAGAGGCAGCAGCGGGCGTCGGCGGGGCGGGCTCGGGCTCGGGCTCGCAGGACAGCGGAGGGGAAGCCGACGGGGGCGGCGGCGCCTCGCAAGCCGACGGCGGCCCGACCGCCGCACAGCTCTCCGAGGCGGAGGCCGAGCTCGCCGCGCAGAAGGTCGAGCGGGAGCGGATCGAGCGGCGCAGGGCCGAGAAGGCGGAGCCCATCACCAGCGGGGCCAAGCTCAGCGGGAAGGCCGCCGATCTGCTGGCGGCCGTACGTGCGGTGGAGGGCGGGGCGAAGCCCCCGGCCACCGTCTTCGCCGACCCGGCTCCCGCACCGCGCCGTCCCGCGCCCGAACCGGTCCGGCGGCCTCAGCCGGCGGCGGCCGCTTCCGCGGCCCCGGCACCCGCGGCGGACGCGGTCGAGGGCGTGCGGCGCGTGCTGGCCGACGGCGGCGCACCCGACGTCCTCGCGCACCAGGCCGCCGCCGCGCTCGGCGAGGGCGCCGATGCACTGCTGCGCGAGGACCCGTGGCAGCTGCTGCGCGTCGCCGGCGTACGGCCCGAGCAGGCCGACGGGTTCGCACGGGCGCTGCTCGGCCCGGAGTGCGCCCCGGACGACGAACGGCGCGGCCGCGCCCTGACCGTCTGGCTGCTGGAGCAGGCCGCCCTGGCCGGACACACCGCCCTGGAGCTGCCGACGCTCACCGCCGCCCTCGGCCGGCAGGCCGTGCCGGACGCCGACGCGGCCGTACAGAGCACGCTGTCCGAGGGCGAGGCCCTCGCCTTCCAGGACGCCTTGGACGCGCCCGGCACGGGCCGCACGGGGGCGAAACCCGCAGAGGAGAGCGAAGAGGGCGAAGACGGCGAGGAGACCCGGCCGGTTCGTGTCCTGGTCGGTCTGGAGCGGTACGCGCTCGCCGAGGAGAGCCTCGCCGACGCGCTGGCCCGGGTGGTCAACTCCCTGGCCAAGGAGGCCGCCGCGCCGTGGGAGCCGGTGACGGCCGGCGCCTCCGGAAGCACGGCCGAACTGCTGCGCGCCGTCGCCGGGCACGGTCTGGTGCTGCACACCGGCGGCGAGGCCGCCCGCGCCGAACCGGCGGCCCTGCTCACCGCGGCCCGGGCCCTGGGCCTGCGCGCGGTCGCGGCCTGCCACACGCCGGACGGACGGCAGCGGTTCGCGGCTCTCCTCGGCGAGGAGGCCGGGGACGGCGCCGTGGTCACCGTCCCCGGCCTCCTCGCCGGCGCCGAGGGGCCCGGGCGGGACGCCGACGGAGCCTTCGCCCTCGACCTGCTGGTCCTGCTCGACGCGCCCCAACTGGACGTGGAGAGCGCCGCCATGCTGGCGGAGTCCCTGCCGGACGGGGCGCGGCTGGTGCTCAGCGGGGATCCCGCGGTGCTGTGGTCGGCCGGGCCCGGCCGGGTCTTCGCCGACCTGCTCGCGGCGGGCGTCTGTCCGCAGATCGCCTCGCGAACCCCTGACGGGGGGCCGATCGGGGAGCTCGTCTCCGGGGTCGGTATCGGCGAGCTGAACCAGGTCGACGCGCCCGGCAAGGAGATCGTGATCGTGCCGGTGCGCGATGCGGGCGAGGCTGTGCACCGGACCGTGCAGCTGGTTGCCGACTCGGTGCCGCGGGCGTTCGGGATCACTCCCGAGGAGACGGTGGCGATCACCCCCGGGCACGGTGGCGCGGCCGGCACCCGCGCGCTGAACGCCGCCCTCAAGGAACGGCTCAATCCCGGCCCCGGCCGTTTCGGCGGATTCGACCCCGGCGACCGGATCGCCTACTCGGCCGCTCCGGGCCGTGCGGTGCAGGGCCGGGTGGTGACCGCGGACGGGGACGGGCTGCACCTGTCCTGCGCCGGCGAGACGGTGGTCGTGCCGAGGGAGCGGGTGGAGCAGACCGTGCGGCATGGGTGGGCGCTGACCGCGCATCAGGCCGTCGGCATCCGGTGGCCCGCGGCCGTCGTGGTCCTGCCCGGCGACGCCGGGCAGTCCCTCTCCCGTCCGTGGGTGTACACGGCCTTCGGCCGGGCGGAGCGCCACCTGTCCGTGGTGCACGGGGTCGACCAGGCCCTGGCGAAGGCCGTCGCCGAGGTCCCGGCCAAGCCCCGCACGACGCGGTTGCCGGTGCTGCTGCGCACCCAGGTCCCGGCGGCCGTGGAGTGA
- a CDS encoding DUF5703 family protein — translation MPEYEFVDVYVPRGVSRKDATRLLTDHAEYGHWELDRLSLLRDGSRRVRLRRRIIRQVRATW, via the coding sequence ATGCCGGAATACGAATTCGTCGACGTCTACGTACCGCGCGGGGTCTCCCGCAAGGACGCGACCCGACTGCTGACCGACCATGCCGAGTACGGACACTGGGAGTTGGACCGCCTGAGCCTGCTGCGTGACGGCAGCCGCAGGGTGCGGTTGCGCCGGCGGATCATCCGCCAGGTGCGTGCCACGTGGTGA
- a CDS encoding aldo/keto reductase yields the protein MEQRHLGRTGLRVSRIGLGTLTWGRGTDEHDAADVMKTFWEAGGTLVDTADVYGDGDAEYLLGRLMEGLVPRRDLIISTKAGSVPDPDRRSDGSRGHLLAALDASLARLGTDHVDLWQVHAYDADTPLEETLHALDIAVTSGRARYAGVANFCGWQLAKAATWQLSAPGARTRLAATQMEYSLLQRGIEREVLPAALDLGVGLLPSSPLGRGVLTGKYRGDALPPDSRGASDHFGLFVEPYLDDTASRIVDAVATAADGLAVTPLQVALAWVRDRPGVAAPIVGARNAQQLTAALSVEALSLPDEICRALDDVSAPVHRYPDHDWSTL from the coding sequence ATGGAGCAGAGGCATCTCGGCCGCACCGGCCTGCGCGTGTCCCGCATCGGACTCGGCACCCTGACCTGGGGCCGCGGCACCGACGAGCACGACGCCGCGGACGTCATGAAGACGTTCTGGGAGGCGGGCGGGACCCTGGTCGACACGGCCGACGTGTACGGCGACGGGGACGCCGAGTACCTGCTCGGACGGCTGATGGAGGGCCTGGTGCCGCGCCGGGACCTGATCATCTCCACGAAGGCGGGCAGCGTCCCCGACCCGGACCGCCGCTCCGACGGCTCCCGGGGCCACCTCCTCGCCGCCCTGGACGCCTCGCTCGCCCGGCTGGGCACCGACCACGTCGATCTGTGGCAGGTGCACGCCTACGATGCCGACACCCCGCTGGAGGAAACCCTCCATGCCCTCGACATCGCCGTCACCAGCGGCCGCGCCCGGTACGCGGGGGTGGCCAACTTCTGCGGCTGGCAGCTCGCCAAGGCGGCCACCTGGCAGCTCTCCGCACCGGGCGCCCGCACCCGTCTCGCGGCGACGCAGATGGAGTACTCGCTGCTCCAGCGCGGCATCGAGCGCGAGGTGCTGCCGGCCGCGCTGGATCTGGGCGTCGGACTGCTGCCGTCCTCTCCGCTGGGGCGCGGCGTCCTCACCGGCAAGTACCGGGGCGACGCCCTGCCGCCAGACTCGCGCGGCGCCTCGGACCACTTCGGCCTCTTCGTCGAGCCATACCTCGACGACACCGCGAGCCGCATCGTGGACGCCGTGGCGACCGCCGCCGACGGGCTGGCGGTGACGCCGCTCCAGGTCGCGCTCGCCTGGGTCCGCGACAGACCCGGCGTCGCCGCCCCGATCGTCGGCGCGCGCAACGCGCAGCAGCTCACGGCGGCGTTGTCAGTGGAGGCCCTTAGTCTTCCTGACGAGATCTGCCGGGCCCTCGACGACGTGTCGGCGCCCGTGCACCGCTATCCCGATCACGACTGGAGCACGCTGTGA
- a CDS encoding M20/M25/M40 family metallo-hydrolase produces the protein MSATDDTARSVTGEDEVVDLCRELIRIDTSNYGDHSGPGERKAAEWVAEKLAEVGLEPEIFESHPGRASTVARIEGEDPSRPALLIHGHLDVVPANAVDWTHHPFSGEVADGCVWGRGAVDMKDMDAMTLAVVRDRLRSGRRPPRDIVLAFLADEEAGGTYGARHLVDNHRDLFEGVTEAISEVGGFSFTVSEERRLYLIQTAEKGMHWMKLTVAGTAGHGSMIHRDNAITELSEAVARLGRHTFPVRVTKTTRAFLDELGDALGTPLDPEDMQSTLARLGGIAKLIGATLSNTANPTQLGAGYKVNVIPGEATAHVDGRFLPGHEDEFLADLDRILGPKVRREDVHSDKALETSFDGALVEAMQSSLLAEDPTAKAVPYMLSGGTDAKSFDDLGIRGFGFAPLKLPPELDFAGMFHGVDERVPVDGLKFGVRVLDRFIDAS, from the coding sequence GTGAGCGCGACGGACGACACGGCCAGGAGCGTCACCGGCGAGGACGAGGTCGTGGACCTCTGCCGCGAGCTGATCCGGATCGACACCAGCAACTACGGCGACCACTCGGGGCCGGGCGAGCGCAAGGCGGCCGAGTGGGTCGCGGAGAAGCTCGCCGAGGTGGGGCTCGAACCGGAGATCTTCGAGTCGCACCCGGGCCGCGCCTCCACGGTGGCCCGCATCGAGGGCGAGGACCCGTCCCGGCCCGCGCTGCTCATCCACGGTCACCTCGACGTCGTCCCGGCCAACGCGGTCGACTGGACGCATCACCCGTTCTCCGGCGAGGTCGCCGACGGATGCGTGTGGGGCCGGGGCGCCGTCGACATGAAGGACATGGACGCGATGACACTGGCGGTCGTGCGCGACCGGCTGCGCTCCGGGCGCAGGCCGCCGCGCGACATCGTCCTCGCGTTCCTCGCCGACGAGGAGGCCGGCGGCACCTACGGCGCCCGGCACCTCGTCGACAACCACCGCGACCTGTTCGAGGGTGTCACCGAGGCGATCAGCGAGGTGGGCGGGTTCTCGTTCACGGTGAGCGAGGAGCGGCGGCTCTACCTCATCCAGACGGCCGAGAAGGGCATGCACTGGATGAAGCTGACCGTGGCCGGCACCGCCGGACACGGTTCGATGATCCACCGGGACAACGCCATCACCGAGCTGTCGGAGGCGGTCGCCCGGCTCGGCCGGCACACCTTCCCGGTGCGGGTCACCAAGACGACCCGGGCCTTCCTCGACGAACTCGGCGACGCGCTGGGCACCCCGCTGGACCCCGAGGACATGCAGTCGACGCTGGCCAGGCTCGGCGGCATCGCCAAGCTGATCGGCGCGACCCTGAGCAACACCGCCAACCCGACCCAGCTGGGCGCCGGCTACAAGGTCAACGTCATTCCGGGCGAGGCCACCGCGCACGTCGACGGGCGGTTCCTGCCGGGTCACGAGGACGAGTTCCTCGCCGATCTCGACCGGATCCTCGGCCCGAAGGTGCGCCGCGAGGACGTGCACTCGGACAAGGCGTTGGAGACCTCCTTCGACGGGGCGCTGGTCGAGGCCATGCAGTCCTCGCTGCTCGCCGAGGACCCGACCGCCAAGGCCGTCCCCTACATGCTCTCCGGCGGTACGGACGCCAAGTCCTTCGACGACCTCGGGATCCGCGGCTTCGGCTTCGCCCCGTTGAAGCTGCCGCCGGAGCTGGACTTCGCCGGGATGTTCCACGGCGTGGACGAACGCGTCCCGGTGGACGGGCTCAAGTTCGGCGTGCGGGTGCTCGACCGCTTCATCGACGCCTCCTGA
- a CDS encoding LLM class F420-dependent oxidoreductase: MQLGINLGYWGAGMDGDNLAVAQEADRLGYAVCWAAEAYGSDAATVLTWVAAQTERIDVGSAIFQIPARQPAMTAMTAATLDSLSGGRFRLGLGVSGPQVSEGWYGVKFDKPLSRTREYVEIVRKAMTRERLSYEGEHWTLPLPGGPGKPIKLTVHPEREHIPLYIAAIGPKNLEQTGEIADGALLIFPSADHLEDTAIKHLRAGREKAGKTLEGFDVCPTLPLAVGDDKDVERLADTFRPYTALYVGGMGSRKQNFYNQLARRMGYEAAADEIQDKYLSGDKQGAAAAVPHELIDRTTLLGSVERIADRMKAYAAAGVTTLTLAPAGFTLDERLASLRAGSEALELAGLG; this comes from the coding sequence ATGCAGCTCGGGATCAACCTCGGCTACTGGGGTGCCGGAATGGACGGCGACAACCTCGCCGTCGCCCAGGAGGCCGACCGCCTCGGATACGCCGTCTGCTGGGCCGCCGAGGCATACGGCTCCGACGCCGCCACGGTGCTCACCTGGGTGGCCGCACAGACCGAGCGCATCGACGTCGGCTCGGCCATCTTCCAGATCCCGGCCCGCCAGCCGGCGATGACCGCGATGACCGCCGCCACCCTCGACTCGCTCTCCGGCGGCCGCTTCCGCCTCGGACTCGGCGTGTCGGGCCCCCAGGTCTCCGAGGGCTGGTACGGCGTCAAGTTCGACAAGCCGCTGTCCCGCACCCGGGAGTACGTCGAGATCGTCCGCAAGGCGATGACGCGGGAGCGCCTGTCGTACGAGGGCGAGCACTGGACGCTGCCGCTGCCGGGCGGCCCGGGCAAGCCGATCAAGCTGACCGTGCACCCCGAACGCGAGCACATCCCGCTGTACATCGCCGCGATCGGCCCGAAGAACCTGGAGCAGACCGGCGAGATCGCCGACGGCGCGCTGCTCATCTTCCCGTCCGCGGACCACCTCGAGGACACCGCGATCAAGCATCTGCGGGCCGGGCGTGAGAAGGCCGGCAAGACCCTGGAGGGCTTCGACGTCTGCCCGACGCTGCCGCTGGCCGTCGGCGACGACAAGGACGTCGAGCGGCTCGCCGACACCTTCCGCCCCTACACCGCGCTGTATGTCGGCGGTATGGGCAGCCGCAAGCAGAACTTCTACAACCAGCTCGCGCGCCGCATGGGCTACGAGGCCGCGGCCGACGAGATCCAGGACAAGTACCTGTCGGGCGACAAGCAGGGCGCCGCTGCCGCCGTACCGCACGAGCTGATCGACCGGACGACGCTGCTGGGTTCCGTGGAGCGGATCGCGGACCGGATGAAGGCCTACGCGGCGGCCGGAGTCACCACGCTCACCCTCGCTCCCGCGGGCTTCACCCTGGACGAGCGCCTCGCCTCGCTGCGAGCCGGCTCCGAGGCCCTGGAACTCGCCGGACTGGGATAG